From Ipomoea triloba cultivar NCNSP0323 chromosome 5, ASM357664v1, the proteins below share one genomic window:
- the LOC116021188 gene encoding protein preY, mitochondrial, whose product MVRFGKTLLKDVGVGINKTLSEFLVCPLSKQPLRLCEKTNSLISDTIGVSYPIVDGIPHLVPADGKIIETNDASDVAASPGVK is encoded by the exons ATGGTGAGATTTGGGAAAACACTTCTGAAAGACGTCGGAGTTGGAATCAACAAGACACTTTCTGAGTTTCTGGTTTGCCCACTTTCTAAGCAACCTTTGAG GCTATGCGAGAAAACGAATTCTCTTATCAGCGACACAATCGGAGTCTCATATCCG ATAGTGGATGGGATTCCCCATCTTGTTCCCGCGGACGGCAAGATAATTGAAACCAACGATGCTTCTGATGTTGCTGCTTCACCTGGAGTGAAATAG
- the LOC116018710 gene encoding protein MID1-COMPLEMENTING ACTIVITY 1-like, whose amino-acid sequence MASWENLGDLATVAQLTGIDAMKLIGMIVKAASTAKMHKKNCRQFAQHLKLIGNLLEQLKITELKKYPETREPLELLEDALRRSYILVNSCQDRSYLYLLAMGWNIVYQFRRAQSEIDRYLKIIPLITLVDNTRVRERLEIIEMDQREYTLDDEDRKVQEVIMKPEPSTDDTVVLKKTLSCTYPTVPINEAIRKENEKLQLELQRSQANLDVNQCEFIQHLLDVTEVVAATSLPDKSLPAKPLKVEHGYSDADSDKQNYDQSYGNNDEKWSTSRNTSSVSSKHDLISSKGSHRYEEWHSDLLGCCSEPLLCIKTLLFPCGTFSRIATAATNRHISSAEACNELMAYSLILSCCCYTCCIRRKLRKKLSIPGGFIDDFLSHLMCCCCALVQEWREIEIRGIDGTHKTKTSPPSTQFMES is encoded by the exons ATGGCTTCATGGGAGAATTTGGGGGACCTAGCAACTGTTGCCCAGTTGACTGGGATTGATGCTATGAAGCTAATTGGGATGATAGTGAAGGCGGCAAGCACAGCCAAGATGCACAAGAAGAATTGTAGGCAGTTTGCACAGCATCTGAAGTTAATTGGCAATTTGTTGGAGCAGCTAAAGATAACTGAGCTTAAGAAGTATCCAGAAACAAGGGAGCCATTAGAACTGCTTGAGGATGCACTGAGAAGGTCCTATATTCTGGTTAACAGTTGCCAAGACAGGAGCTATCTTTATCTGTTGGCTATGGGATGGAACATTGTGTACCAGTTCAGAAGGGCTCAGAGTGAGATAGACAGATATTTGAAGATCATCCCCCTCATTACTCTTGTGGACAACACTAGAGTCAGG GAGAGATTGGAAATTATTGAAATGGATCAACGAGAATACACACTGGATGATGAAGACAGGAAGGTACAAGAAGTCATAATGAAACCAGAACCCTCCACAGATGATACTGTTGTATTGAAGAAAACGCTTTCTTGTACCTATCCAACCGTGCCCATCAATGAGGCTATtcgaaaagaaaatgaaaaactacAGCTAGAGCTGCAACGTTCACAAGCTAATTTAGATGTAAATCAGTGTGAATTCATTCAACATCTTCTTGATGTCACAGAAGTTGTTGCTGCTACTTCTCTTCCGGACAAGAGTTTACCTGCCAAACCTCTCAAGGTGGAGCATGGTTATTCAGATGCTGATAGTGATAAGCAAAATTATGATCAAAGCTATGGAAATAATGATGAAAAATGGTCAACTTCAag AAACACTTCTTCAGTTTCATCCAAACACGACTTGATTTCTTCTAAGGGCTCACATCGATATGAAGAATGGCATTCAGATCTTTTGGGCTGTTGTTCAGAACCTCTTCTGT GCATAAAAACCTTACTATTTCCTTGTGGGACATTTTCAAGAATTGCAACTGCAGCAACCAACAGGCATATAT CTTCAGCTGAAGCTTGTAATGAATTAATGGCATACTCCTTAATATTGTCCTGCTGCTGTTACACATGTTGCATCAGAAGGAAGCTGCGGAAAAAGCTAAGCATCCCG GGAGGGTTCATTGACGATTTCCTGTCTCACTTGATGTGCTGTTGCTGTGCCCTGGTCCAGGAATGGCGTGAAATTGAGATTCGTGGAATTGACG GTACACACAAGACAAAAACAAGCCCTCCATCCACCCAATTCATGGAATCGTAG